In Lysobacter luteus, a single window of DNA contains:
- a CDS encoding DNA recombination protein RmuC, whose protein sequence is MNTTILLVLVMAALLVAIVLLVLLLRRPGSPMADPALAAERDRLADELRAERDRVREQSLETGRLNGRLGALEAALEEQRGVAAQMEQALALARTEQQRLQAEHAEAAAHLEHARQANTDMKAFLAEAQTRLSGAFSELAGKVFEEKGQLFEKNVKHAQQQSRSDIESLLKPFAERIGEFRTRVDALYGDEAKERASLLGAVTELKSLNQEMAGQAAALTRALKGSSKVRGDWGELMLESVLRGSGLEDGVHYDRQKSTTDDDGARLQPDIVVRLPDERCVVVDSKVNLVAWQEAMNAETPELQQDAMRRHAVGLRQHMKELGEKNYPKAIGDSALEITIAFIPIEGALSAALGTDTALQTDAFERRIVFASPNTLMALLRVVERLWTRDKIQREAVAISDSGGKVLDALMGFVAEFDLVGKRLDDAGEAFKRARHRLTESNQAVIPRARRLAELGARGRKALTEELRPEAELRPGAPALRLIGAAVDASDDA, encoded by the coding sequence ATGAACACCACGATCCTGCTTGTCCTCGTGATGGCGGCGCTGCTGGTCGCCATCGTGCTGCTGGTTCTGCTGCTGCGGCGCCCGGGCTCACCGATGGCCGACCCGGCACTCGCCGCCGAGCGTGACCGTCTTGCCGACGAGCTGCGCGCCGAGCGCGACCGCGTGCGCGAACAGTCGCTGGAAACCGGCCGCCTCAACGGCCGGCTCGGGGCGCTGGAGGCGGCACTCGAGGAGCAGCGCGGGGTGGCCGCACAGATGGAGCAGGCCCTGGCGCTCGCACGCACCGAGCAGCAACGCCTGCAGGCCGAACACGCCGAAGCGGCGGCACACCTCGAGCATGCCCGCCAGGCCAATACCGACATGAAGGCCTTCCTGGCCGAAGCGCAGACCCGGCTGTCGGGCGCGTTCTCCGAGCTTGCCGGCAAGGTGTTCGAGGAGAAGGGCCAGCTGTTCGAGAAGAACGTCAAGCACGCCCAGCAGCAGTCCCGCTCCGACATCGAGTCGCTGCTCAAGCCGTTCGCCGAACGCATCGGCGAATTCCGCACGCGCGTCGATGCGCTGTATGGCGACGAGGCCAAGGAGCGCGCGTCGTTGCTGGGCGCGGTCACCGAACTGAAGTCGCTCAACCAGGAGATGGCCGGCCAGGCGGCGGCGTTGACCCGCGCGCTGAAGGGCAGCTCCAAGGTGCGGGGCGACTGGGGCGAGCTGATGCTCGAGAGCGTGCTGCGCGGCTCCGGCCTCGAGGACGGCGTGCACTACGACCGCCAGAAGTCCACGACCGACGACGACGGCGCCCGTCTGCAGCCCGACATCGTGGTGCGCCTGCCGGACGAGCGCTGCGTGGTGGTCGACAGCAAGGTCAACCTGGTCGCGTGGCAGGAGGCGATGAACGCCGAGACCCCGGAGCTGCAGCAGGATGCGATGCGGCGCCATGCCGTCGGCCTGCGCCAGCACATGAAGGAGCTGGGCGAGAAGAACTACCCGAAGGCGATCGGCGACTCGGCGCTCGAGATCACCATCGCCTTCATTCCGATCGAGGGCGCGCTGTCGGCCGCGCTCGGCACCGACACCGCACTGCAGACCGACGCGTTCGAGCGACGGATCGTGTTCGCCTCGCCCAACACGCTGATGGCGCTGTTGCGCGTGGTCGAGCGGCTCTGGACGCGCGACAAGATCCAGCGCGAGGCGGTTGCGATCAGCGACAGCGGCGGCAAGGTGCTCGATGCGTTGATGGGTTTCGTCGCCGAGTTCGACCTGGTCGGCAAGCGCCTGGACGACGCGGGCGAAGCGTTCAAGCGCGCGCGCCACCGCCTCACCGAATCGAACCAGGCGGTGATTCCGCGCGCGCGGCGGCTGGCCGAGCTGGGCGCGCGCGGCCGCAAGGCGCTGACCGAAGAATTGCGGCCGGAAGCGGAGTTGCGGCCGGGTGCACCGGCGCTGCGGCTGATCGGCGCCGCGGTGGATGCGTCGGACGACGCCTGA
- the recC gene encoding exodeoxyribonuclease V subunit gamma, whose translation MPAAPDFRLYHSNSLDVLAGLLAQELRAPAPGQSLLTPDIVLIPQVAMRRWLQAGLARVHGIAANLEFLTPGELVRRALDANVDGAGEDLDADALRWRLLAALGDPALMRAPAMAGLRRYLADGDALKAWGLAGELAAVFEKYQAWRRDWLLEWEDGGAPRDPQAMLWRHVGAGRRHRARRIDDYLRRFGGDNAPRPAGLPPRLFAFATLNISPDVLRVVASQARVGTLHFYLPSPTQAYWGDLQTLRERLQAGGEDAFAMGENPLLQAWGAAGRDFMAVLGSYEVVHPSGDVPAYAEPAPAPSDPLADGLLKRLQRDLFHRRAEPGAPRREAVDRGDPTLQVHACHTRLREVQVLHDQLRGLLEDRRFDPPLQPREIAVLAPDIDPYVPYIEAVFGGRAGQPDFIPYALADASPLAGEPLVEVFLRLLALPVSRFGLHEVLDLVASPPLAEAAGLDAMALERLHDWLQAAGARWGLDAGHRQRHGAPADATWTWRFALDRLLLGHALGDDAPLVLEAGAVLAPWPELEGGALDALDVLLRLVRTLERHERVLAEAMPPAQWRERLLGLLDALLPATPANPATQRALERLRQLVGAFADSAAAAAFDAPLAPEVVRAHFATVLGEADTRAPLLTGGISFGRMVPLRLLPFRAICVLGLNDGDYPRRDTAAGLNRLTAELGSPRRRPGDRSLREDDRFLFLQLLASASDVFYLSFLGADARDGSPREPSVLVAELLDAAADQHVDAAAARRELVVHHPLQPFAPTAFGAAGRGGTEPRRFSFRAEWHPAAGRRGDQREPVPAWSTGPLAARPADDEPEVVTIAELRRFLRDPAGEYLRHRLGLRLPEEVASVEDVEPLLLPARGLDKHHLQTAVLEAVIADDTGGLHERLRARGLLPHGPLAATQLDALVGETRAYAGLFNDWRNGRQPASLPVDVGIDLPGGAVHVRGRIEDDYGDALARVRVGSPNGPSTVRDGLDWLLTCASDTPRALVQFHDSGKGPALHERAPLAPAAARDALRVLLELRAKGLAEPLPWGPYTGWTYYNEDRPDVALKKARERWEGGHQQWGEGSAEAFRLTLRGRVLFDDAVMFRRFEDINARIFRALVDGVAFEGYVDDGPATGPREATA comes from the coding sequence ATGCCCGCCGCGCCCGATTTCCGCCTGTACCACTCCAACTCGCTGGATGTCCTCGCCGGGCTGCTCGCGCAGGAGCTCCGCGCGCCGGCACCGGGCCAGTCGCTGCTGACCCCGGACATCGTGCTGATCCCGCAGGTGGCGATGCGGCGCTGGCTGCAGGCCGGGCTGGCCCGGGTGCACGGGATCGCCGCCAACCTGGAGTTCCTGACCCCGGGCGAGCTGGTGCGCCGCGCGCTGGATGCCAACGTCGACGGCGCCGGCGAGGACCTGGATGCCGATGCCTTGCGCTGGCGGTTGCTGGCCGCGCTCGGTGACCCGGCGCTGATGCGTGCACCGGCGATGGCGGGGCTGCGGCGCTACCTCGCCGACGGCGACGCGCTGAAGGCCTGGGGCCTGGCCGGTGAACTGGCCGCGGTGTTCGAGAAGTACCAGGCCTGGCGCCGCGACTGGCTGCTGGAATGGGAGGACGGCGGCGCCCCGCGCGACCCGCAGGCGATGCTGTGGCGCCACGTCGGCGCCGGCCGCCGCCACCGCGCCCGGCGCATCGACGACTACCTGCGCCGGTTCGGCGGCGACAACGCGCCGCGGCCGGCCGGCTTGCCGCCACGACTGTTCGCCTTCGCCACGCTCAACATCTCGCCCGACGTGCTGCGGGTGGTCGCCAGCCAGGCGCGGGTCGGGACGCTGCACTTCTACCTGCCGTCGCCGACCCAGGCCTACTGGGGCGACCTGCAGACCCTGCGCGAGCGACTGCAGGCCGGCGGCGAGGACGCGTTCGCGATGGGTGAGAACCCGCTGCTGCAGGCCTGGGGCGCGGCCGGCCGCGACTTCATGGCGGTGCTCGGCAGCTACGAGGTGGTGCACCCGTCCGGCGACGTCCCGGCGTACGCCGAGCCGGCACCCGCGCCGAGCGACCCGCTCGCCGACGGCCTGCTCAAGCGGCTGCAGCGCGACCTGTTCCATCGCCGGGCGGAGCCGGGCGCACCGCGGCGCGAGGCCGTCGACCGTGGCGACCCGACCCTGCAGGTGCACGCCTGCCACACGCGCCTGCGCGAGGTGCAGGTGCTGCACGACCAGCTGCGCGGCCTGCTCGAGGACCGGCGTTTCGACCCGCCGCTGCAACCGCGGGAGATCGCCGTGCTGGCGCCCGACATCGACCCGTACGTGCCGTACATCGAGGCGGTGTTCGGCGGCCGTGCCGGCCAGCCGGACTTCATCCCCTACGCGCTGGCCGACGCCAGTCCGCTCGCCGGCGAGCCGCTGGTGGAGGTGTTCCTTCGCCTGCTGGCGTTGCCGGTGTCGCGCTTCGGCCTGCACGAGGTGCTGGACCTGGTCGCCAGCCCACCGCTGGCCGAGGCGGCCGGCCTGGACGCGATGGCGCTCGAACGCCTGCACGACTGGCTGCAGGCGGCCGGCGCGCGCTGGGGTCTGGATGCCGGCCATCGCCAGCGCCACGGCGCCCCCGCCGATGCGACCTGGACCTGGCGATTCGCGCTCGACCGCCTGCTGCTCGGGCATGCGCTGGGCGACGACGCGCCGTTGGTGCTCGAGGCGGGCGCGGTGCTCGCACCGTGGCCGGAGCTCGAGGGTGGCGCACTGGACGCGCTCGACGTCCTGCTGCGGCTGGTGCGGACGCTGGAGCGGCACGAGCGGGTGCTGGCCGAGGCAATGCCCCCCGCCCAGTGGCGCGAGCGCCTGCTCGGCCTGCTCGACGCACTGCTGCCGGCAACGCCGGCCAACCCGGCCACCCAGCGCGCACTCGAACGGCTGCGCCAGCTGGTCGGTGCGTTCGCCGACAGCGCCGCAGCCGCCGCCTTCGACGCGCCGCTTGCGCCCGAGGTCGTGCGCGCGCACTTCGCCACCGTGCTCGGCGAGGCCGACACCCGCGCGCCGTTGCTGACCGGTGGCATCAGCTTCGGCCGGATGGTGCCGCTGCGGCTCCTGCCTTTCCGCGCAATCTGCGTGCTGGGCCTCAACGATGGCGACTATCCGCGGCGCGACACCGCCGCCGGGCTCAACCGGCTGACCGCTGAACTCGGCAGCCCCCGCCGGCGCCCGGGCGACCGCTCGCTGCGCGAGGACGACCGCTTCCTGTTCCTGCAGTTGCTGGCGTCGGCAAGCGACGTGTTCTACCTGAGCTTCCTGGGCGCCGACGCGCGCGACGGCAGCCCGCGCGAGCCGTCGGTACTGGTGGCCGAATTGCTCGATGCCGCGGCCGACCAGCATGTCGATGCGGCGGCCGCGCGCCGGGAGCTGGTGGTGCACCACCCGTTGCAGCCGTTCGCGCCCACCGCGTTCGGTGCGGCCGGACGCGGCGGGACCGAGCCGCGGCGCTTCAGTTTCCGCGCGGAGTGGCACCCGGCCGCGGGGCGCCGCGGCGACCAGCGCGAGCCGGTGCCGGCCTGGAGCACCGGACCGCTGGCCGCAAGGCCCGCCGATGACGAACCGGAGGTCGTGACGATCGCCGAGCTGCGCCGCTTCCTGCGCGATCCGGCCGGTGAGTATCTGCGGCACCGGCTCGGGCTGCGGCTGCCGGAGGAGGTCGCGTCGGTCGAGGATGTCGAACCGCTGCTGCTGCCGGCGCGCGGGCTCGACAAGCATCACCTGCAGACCGCGGTGCTGGAAGCGGTGATCGCCGATGACACCGGCGGCCTGCACGAGCGCCTGCGCGCGCGCGGCCTGCTGCCCCACGGGCCGTTGGCGGCGACCCAGCTGGACGCGCTCGTGGGTGAAACTCGCGCCTACGCAGGGTTGTTCAACGACTGGCGCAATGGCCGCCAGCCCGCGTCGCTCCCGGTCGACGTCGGCATCGACCTGCCGGGCGGCGCGGTGCACGTGCGCGGCCGCATCGAGGACGACTACGGCGATGCGCTCGCACGCGTGCGCGTGGGGTCGCCCAACGGCCCCTCGACGGTCCGCGATGGCCTCGACTGGCTGCTCACCTGCGCCAGCGACACCCCGCGCGCGCTGGTGCAGTTCCACGACAGCGGCAAAGGGCCGGCGTTGCACGAACGCGCGCCACTGGCCCCGGCCGCGGCGCGAGACGCGTTGCGCGTGTTGCTGGAGCTGCGGGCGAAGGGCCTGGCCGAACCGTTGCCCTGGGGGCCGTACACCGGCTGGACCTACTACAACGAAGACCGCCCCGACGTGGCGCTGAAGAAGGCGCGCGAGCGCTGGGAAGGCGGTCACCAGCAATGGGGCGAAGGCAGCGCCGAGGCGTTCCGGCTGACCCTGCGCGGCCGTGTGCTGTTCGATGACGCGGTGATGTTCCGGCGCTTCGAGGACATCAATGCGCGCATCTTCCGCGCGCTGGTCGATGGCGTCGCGTTCGAGGGCTACGTCGACGACGGCCCGGCTACCGGTCCCCGCGAGGCCACCGCATGA
- a CDS encoding STAS domain-containing protein gives MPAAPQVTREGDALVFRGVLDRDAVAAVWTQARPLLAGIHRLDLNAVPAIDSAGLALLAELAGDVPGATIEGAPTGYTELRAAYRLDPSLGFAG, from the coding sequence ATGCCGGCTGCGCCGCAGGTCACCCGCGAGGGCGACGCGCTGGTATTCCGCGGCGTGCTCGACCGTGACGCGGTGGCCGCGGTGTGGACGCAGGCCCGGCCGTTGCTGGCCGGCATCCACCGGCTGGACCTGAATGCGGTGCCGGCGATCGACAGCGCCGGCCTGGCGCTGCTGGCGGAACTGGCCGGCGACGTGCCCGGCGCGACCATCGAGGGCGCGCCCACCGGATACACCGAACTGCGTGCGGCCTACCGGCTCGATCCGTCGCTCGGATTCGCCGGCTGA
- a CDS encoding MlaC/ttg2D family ABC transporter substrate-binding protein, with the protein MKRTLIALFVSAALLAVAPATVFAQPQAAPSAATASPSKLVLDNSTRILSTLEARRAEFRNDRGALRDFIAGEFDNMFDRTYAARLVLGRHGRGAADAEVGRFADALANSLMQRYGSSLLDFNSQLKVRVKSETPLRGGSMVKVSSEFLREGGEPIPVDYLMRKTGSEWKVFDVMVEGVSFVQTFRNQFDGPLSRQSIPEVAAQLEAGKLQAGTN; encoded by the coding sequence ATGAAGCGCACCCTCATTGCCCTGTTCGTCTCCGCCGCGCTGCTGGCCGTCGCGCCCGCGACGGTGTTCGCCCAGCCGCAGGCCGCGCCGTCCGCCGCCACGGCGTCGCCCAGCAAGCTGGTGCTCGACAACTCGACCCGCATCCTGTCGACGCTGGAAGCGCGCCGCGCCGAGTTCCGCAACGACCGCGGCGCGCTGCGCGACTTCATCGCCGGCGAGTTCGACAACATGTTCGACCGCACCTACGCCGCCCGCCTGGTGCTCGGCCGCCACGGCCGCGGCGCCGCCGACGCCGAGGTCGGCCGCTTTGCCGACGCGCTGGCCAACAGCCTGATGCAGCGTTATGGCTCGTCGCTGCTGGACTTCAACAGTCAGCTCAAGGTCCGGGTGAAGTCCGAGACCCCGCTGCGCGGCGGTTCGATGGTCAAGGTCTCCAGCGAGTTCCTGCGCGAGGGTGGCGAGCCGATCCCGGTCGACTACCTGATGCGCAAGACCGGCAGCGAGTGGAAGGTCTTCGACGTGATGGTCGAGGGCGTGAGCTTCGTGCAGACCTTCCGCAACCAGTTCGATGGCCCGCTGTCGCGCCAGTCGATCCCCGAGGTCGCCGCACAGCTGGAAGCCGGCAAGCTCCAGGCCGGCACCAACTGA
- a CDS encoding ABC transporter ATP-binding protein gives MSESAPIVRIAGLRLDRGGRTVLRDIDLAVPRGQVVAVLGPSGSGKSTLLAALTGELEPAAGTVEVLGRPVPRNMRALLELRKGIGVLLQGNGLLTDLTAAENVALPLRTHTRLPKPVIDRLVRMKLHAVGLRAAADAFPRELSGGMARRVALARALALDPPLMIYDEPLTGLDPIASGVVMELVRRLNDSLGLTSIVVTHHVHETLPVADHAIVIANGGIVFSGTPDALQASTDPLVRQFLDGQPDGPIPFDAAPRGATPSPMEAA, from the coding sequence ATGTCCGAATCCGCCCCCATCGTCCGCATTGCCGGCCTCCGCCTCGACCGCGGCGGCCGCACGGTGTTGCGCGACATCGACCTGGCGGTGCCGCGCGGGCAGGTGGTCGCGGTGCTGGGCCCGTCCGGCAGCGGCAAGTCGACGCTGCTGGCGGCGCTGACCGGCGAGCTGGAGCCCGCGGCCGGCACGGTCGAAGTGCTGGGGCGCCCGGTGCCGCGCAACATGCGCGCGCTGCTGGAGCTGCGAAAGGGCATCGGCGTGCTGTTGCAGGGCAACGGCCTGCTGACCGACCTGACCGCCGCCGAGAACGTCGCCCTGCCGCTGCGCACCCACACCCGCCTGCCCAAGCCGGTGATCGACCGGCTGGTGCGCATGAAGCTCCACGCGGTCGGCCTGCGCGCCGCGGCCGACGCGTTTCCGCGGGAGCTGTCGGGCGGCATGGCACGCCGGGTCGCGCTGGCACGTGCGCTGGCGCTGGACCCGCCGCTGATGATCTACGACGAACCGCTGACCGGGCTGGATCCGATCGCGTCAGGCGTGGTGATGGAGCTGGTGCGCCGCCTCAACGACAGCCTTGGCCTGACCAGCATCGTGGTGACCCACCACGTCCACGAGACGCTGCCGGTGGCCGACCACGCGATCGTGATCGCGAACGGCGGGATCGTATTCTCCGGCACGCCCGACGCGCTGCAGGCCAGCACCGATCCGCTGGTGCGGCAGTTCCTGGACGGCCAGCCCGACGGGCCGATCCCCTTCGACGCCGCCCCCCGCGGTGCCACGCCATCCCCGATGGAAGCCGCCTGA
- a CDS encoding class I SAM-dependent rRNA methyltransferase, with product MNNDMPTVRLRNAWKSTHPWVFQRLVDKPAQRPKPGTIVEVVGVDGEWIGRGFYNGHSRIALRMLDSDPAAVIDAGWFSRKIAAAVSLRRDVLKLDEVSDAWRVFHSEGDGISGLVVDRYGDLLVLEYFSAGAFRHREWIMDALREQFPGCRFHGFADEHVQKQESFDFRGFASSGTAPTPPALITEYGVKFRADPAGAHKTGFFADQRENRQWLSQHVAGKRVLDLCCNTGGFAVYAAVRGAEEVVGVDIDADVIEIAKGNARLNGVRPRFVQADIFPWLRDAGNAGEQYDVVILDPAKMTRDREQVIPALKKYLDMNKLAISVVKPGGLFATFSCTGLVSEEQFLEMLRRAAFYSNRTVQVLKVAGAGPDHPFLAQVQESRYLKAVFCRVLD from the coding sequence ATGAACAACGACATGCCGACCGTCCGCCTCAGGAATGCCTGGAAATCGACCCATCCGTGGGTCTTCCAGCGGCTGGTCGACAAGCCCGCGCAGCGCCCCAAGCCGGGCACGATCGTCGAGGTGGTCGGGGTCGACGGCGAGTGGATCGGCCGTGGTTTCTACAATGGCCATTCGCGCATCGCCCTGCGGATGCTCGACAGCGACCCGGCCGCGGTCATCGACGCCGGCTGGTTCAGCCGCAAGATCGCCGCCGCGGTTTCGCTGCGCCGCGACGTGCTCAAGCTCGACGAAGTGTCCGACGCCTGGCGTGTGTTCCACAGCGAGGGCGACGGCATCAGCGGGCTGGTGGTCGACCGCTACGGCGACCTGCTGGTGCTGGAATACTTCAGTGCCGGCGCGTTCCGCCACCGCGAATGGATCATGGACGCGCTGCGCGAACAGTTCCCCGGCTGCCGCTTCCACGGCTTTGCCGACGAGCACGTGCAGAAGCAGGAGAGTTTCGACTTTCGCGGTTTCGCCAGCAGCGGCACGGCGCCCACGCCACCGGCGTTGATCACCGAGTACGGGGTGAAGTTCCGCGCCGACCCGGCCGGGGCGCACAAGACCGGTTTCTTCGCCGATCAGCGCGAGAACCGCCAATGGCTCAGCCAGCACGTCGCCGGCAAGCGCGTGCTCGACCTGTGCTGCAACACCGGCGGCTTTGCCGTGTACGCGGCGGTGCGGGGCGCGGAGGAAGTGGTCGGCGTCGACATCGATGCCGACGTGATCGAGATCGCCAAGGGCAACGCCAGGCTCAACGGCGTGCGCCCGCGCTTCGTGCAGGCCGACATCTTCCCGTGGCTGCGCGATGCGGGGAACGCCGGCGAGCAGTACGACGTGGTGATCCTCGACCCGGCCAAGATGACCCGCGACCGCGAGCAGGTGATCCCGGCGCTGAAGAAGTACCTGGACATGAACAAGTTGGCGATCAGCGTGGTCAAGCCGGGCGGCCTGTTCGCCACGTTCTCGTGCACCGGCCTGGTCAGCGAGGAGCAGTTCCTCGAGATGCTGCGGCGCGCGGCGTTCTACTCCAACCGCACGGTGCAGGTACTCAAGGTCGCCGGCGCCGGGCCGGACCACCCGTTCCTGGCCCAGGTGCAGGAATCGCGCTACCTGAAGGCGGTGTTCTGCCGCGTGCTGGACTGA
- a CDS encoding MlaA family lipoprotein encodes MRPHASPVPAGITGHVAAPVRAALSATLLALALAACASNGPVATAPAAPAVVAEPVLPDGAGGVPGRPATDAAAASDAVALDPATVTLVPTAADGMPQDPAITSGLDAADDSGSVPTQAELDFAALYGEPAYDPVADPTLPAPATVAPPHDPWERYNRQMHRFNNAVDRTVARPLARAYVAVVPRPVRLGVSNFFSNLGQPVSAVNALLQGKPGQAAHAVGRFLLNSTLGIGGIFDPASDAKLSRRSEDFGQTLGMWGWEKSRYVELPLFGPRTVRDVVGMVGDAPLSPLRQVNDDATRIPLQGLQLVDIRTQLLATDSLREGAADDYALVRDAWMQRRQYQIFGDRVQSEDEIALPDYLQDDTLPLVPAGAVPVMPTDG; translated from the coding sequence ATGCGCCCCCACGCCTCCCCTGTTCCGGCCGGCATAACCGGCCACGTTGCCGCGCCCGTGCGCGCGGCGCTGTCCGCCACCCTGCTGGCCCTCGCGCTGGCCGCCTGTGCGTCGAACGGCCCGGTCGCCACGGCGCCAGCAGCCCCCGCCGTGGTTGCCGAGCCGGTGCTGCCGGACGGCGCCGGTGGCGTCCCCGGGCGCCCGGCGACTGATGCGGCCGCGGCCAGCGACGCCGTTGCCCTCGACCCGGCCACGGTTACGCTGGTGCCAACCGCGGCTGACGGCATGCCGCAGGATCCCGCGATCACGTCAGGCCTCGACGCAGCAGACGACAGCGGGTCGGTACCCACCCAGGCCGAGCTCGATTTCGCCGCGCTCTACGGCGAGCCCGCCTACGACCCGGTGGCTGATCCGACCCTGCCCGCACCGGCCACGGTCGCGCCGCCGCACGACCCGTGGGAGCGCTACAACCGGCAGATGCACCGCTTCAACAACGCGGTCGACCGCACCGTCGCGCGCCCGCTTGCCCGCGCCTACGTCGCGGTCGTGCCGCGGCCGGTGCGGCTGGGCGTCAGCAACTTCTTCAGCAACCTCGGCCAGCCGGTCTCGGCGGTCAACGCGCTGCTGCAGGGCAAGCCCGGCCAGGCCGCGCACGCGGTGGGGCGGTTCCTGCTCAATTCCACGCTCGGCATCGGCGGCATCTTCGACCCGGCCAGCGACGCCAAGCTGTCGCGGCGCAGCGAGGACTTCGGCCAGACCCTGGGGATGTGGGGCTGGGAGAAGTCGCGCTACGTCGAGCTGCCATTGTTCGGGCCGCGCACCGTGCGCGACGTGGTTGGCATGGTCGGCGACGCACCGCTGAGCCCACTGCGCCAGGTCAACGACGACGCCACCCGGATCCCGCTGCAGGGCCTGCAACTGGTCGACATCCGCACCCAGCTGCTGGCCACCGACAGCCTGCGCGAAGGCGCGGCCGACGACTACGCACTGGTCCGCGACGCCTGGATGCAGCGCCGCCAGTACCAGATCTTCGGCGACCGGGTGCAGAGCGAGGACGAGATCGCGCTTCCCGACTACCTGCAGGACGACACCCTGCCGCTGGTCCCCGCCGGCGCCGTGCCGGTGATGCCGACCGACGGTTGA
- a CDS encoding MlaE family lipid ABC transporter permease subunit, whose translation MPFVAATRSVGRAGLFTLSVIRASRPGADLFREFVREIYKIGARSLPIIAVGGAFVGLSITLLGYRALDTYGASSQISALVGLGLYRELAPVLTALLFIGRAGSSIAAELGLMRATDQITALGLMAIDPVGKAVAPRFWAAVLCVPLLTGFFCSLALSASYFEAVHVIGIDAGVFWQVLRDSVDFVDDFGMALVKSAVFGAVAALVAAYVGFHAEPTIEGTSVATTKAVVNASLLVLMFNFVMSALLFR comes from the coding sequence ATGCCCTTCGTCGCCGCCACACGTTCGGTCGGCCGAGCCGGCCTGTTCACCCTGTCGGTGATCCGCGCCTCGCGGCCGGGCGCCGACCTGTTTCGCGAATTCGTCCGCGAGATCTACAAGATCGGCGCGCGCTCGCTGCCGATCATCGCCGTCGGCGGAGCCTTCGTCGGCCTGTCGATTACGCTGCTGGGCTACCGCGCGCTCGACACCTACGGCGCGTCCAGCCAGATCAGCGCGCTGGTCGGCCTGGGCCTGTACCGCGAGCTCGCGCCGGTGCTGACTGCGCTGCTGTTCATCGGCCGGGCCGGCAGCTCGATCGCCGCCGAGCTCGGCCTGATGCGCGCCACCGACCAGATCACCGCGCTCGGCCTGATGGCCATCGACCCGGTCGGCAAGGCGGTCGCCCCGCGGTTCTGGGCGGCGGTGCTGTGCGTGCCACTGCTGACCGGCTTCTTCTGCAGCCTGGCCTTGTCGGCGAGCTATTTCGAGGCGGTCCACGTGATCGGCATCGACGCCGGCGTGTTCTGGCAGGTGCTGCGCGACAGCGTCGATTTCGTCGACGACTTCGGCATGGCGCTGGTCAAGTCGGCCGTGTTCGGCGCGGTCGCGGCGCTGGTCGCGGCCTACGTCGGCTTCCACGCCGAACCGACCATCGAGGGCACCTCGGTGGCGACCACCAAGGCGGTGGTCAACGCCTCGCTGCTGGTGCTGATGTTCAATTTCGTCATGTCCGCCCTTCTCTTCAGGTAA
- the mlaD gene encoding outer membrane lipid asymmetry maintenance protein MlaD, which translates to MSSRAPRIEFAVGAFLLLALASLLVLAIASTNGKFGFGGSHYEITARFTNLGPLRENAPVKVGGVAIGRVSDIALDPVKLDSVVTLAIDDRYSDLPADTSAAILTSGLLGESYVGLQPGGDPEPLKAGDAIFLTQSSVDLIQMVGKYMFSGGADNTSDPANGAETADDAVPAYLQESGTDSPTE; encoded by the coding sequence ATGTCCTCACGCGCCCCACGTATCGAATTCGCCGTCGGCGCCTTCCTGCTGCTCGCGCTCGCCTCGCTGTTGGTGCTGGCGATCGCCTCCACCAACGGCAAGTTCGGCTTCGGCGGCAGCCACTACGAGATCACCGCGCGCTTCACCAACCTCGGCCCGCTGCGCGAGAACGCGCCGGTGAAGGTCGGTGGCGTCGCGATCGGCCGCGTCTCCGACATCGCGCTGGACCCGGTCAAGCTCGATTCGGTGGTCACCCTGGCGATCGACGATCGCTATTCGGACCTGCCGGCCGACACCAGCGCCGCGATCCTCACCTCCGGCCTGTTGGGCGAGAGCTATGTCGGCCTGCAGCCGGGCGGCGACCCGGAGCCGCTCAAGGCCGGCGACGCGATCTTCCTGACCCAGTCCTCGGTCGATCTGATCCAGATGGTCGGCAAGTACATGTTCAGCGGCGGGGCGGACAATACGTCCGATCCCGCGAACGGTGCGGAGACCGCGGACGACGCGGTCCCGGCCTACCTGCAGGAAAGCGGTACCGACTCCCCTACGGAATAA